In a single window of the Pseudogemmatithrix spongiicola genome:
- a CDS encoding Gfo/Idh/MocA family protein, with amino-acid sequence MSTPVRIALVGCGRISANHFEAIDRVEGLELSAVCDSVEARAREAGERWQVPWFTSYEKMLVEADCDAVAIATPSGLHPAHGILAARAGKHVISEKPMAITLASADALVKACDDAGVHLFVVKQNRLNATVQMVKRALDKGRFGRLFLANTTVHWSRPQSYYDQAPWRGTWEFDGGAFMNQASHYVDLMQWLVGPVESVIAKTATMARKIEAEDTGAAVLKFRNGALGVIEVTMLTYPKNLEGSFTLIGEKGTVKVGGTAVNRIEHWAFADADPDDADVERVNTDPPSVYGFGHEPYYRNVLRVIRGEAVPDTDGRGGRKSLELILGIYESAKTGREVPLPLRGAL; translated from the coding sequence GTGAGCACGCCGGTGCGCATCGCACTGGTCGGCTGCGGCCGCATCAGCGCCAACCACTTCGAGGCCATCGACAGGGTCGAGGGGCTCGAGCTCTCCGCGGTCTGCGACAGCGTCGAGGCGCGGGCGCGCGAGGCGGGCGAGCGTTGGCAGGTGCCGTGGTTCACCAGCTACGAGAAGATGCTGGTCGAAGCGGACTGCGATGCCGTGGCGATTGCGACGCCGAGCGGGCTGCACCCGGCCCACGGGATTCTCGCGGCGCGCGCCGGCAAGCACGTCATCAGCGAGAAGCCGATGGCCATCACGCTGGCGTCGGCCGACGCCCTGGTGAAGGCCTGCGACGATGCGGGGGTGCACCTGTTCGTCGTCAAGCAGAATCGCCTGAACGCGACGGTGCAGATGGTGAAGCGAGCGCTCGACAAGGGACGCTTTGGCCGGCTGTTCTTGGCGAATACGACCGTGCACTGGTCGCGACCGCAGTCGTACTACGACCAGGCGCCGTGGCGTGGGACCTGGGAGTTCGATGGCGGCGCCTTCATGAACCAGGCTTCGCACTACGTGGACCTGATGCAATGGCTGGTGGGTCCGGTGGAGAGCGTGATCGCGAAGACGGCGACGATGGCCCGGAAGATCGAGGCGGAGGACACGGGCGCGGCGGTGCTCAAGTTCCGCAACGGCGCCTTGGGCGTGATCGAGGTGACGATGCTGACCTATCCCAAGAACCTCGAGGGGTCGTTCACGCTCATCGGCGAGAAGGGGACCGTGAAGGTGGGTGGGACGGCGGTGAACCGGATCGAGCACTGGGCGTTCGCCGATGCGGACCCCGACGATGCTGACGTGGAGCGGGTTAACACCGACCCGCCGTCCGTCTACGGCTTCGGGCATGAGCCGTATTACCGCAACGTCTTGCGGGTGATTCGGGGCGAGGCCGTGCCCGATACGGACGGTCGAGGCGGCCGGAAGTCGCTTGAGCTGATCTTGGGGATATATGAGTCGGCCAAGACCGGTCGGGAGGTCCCGCTGCCGCTGCGGGGAGCCCTCTAG
- a CDS encoding acyltransferase — MSEPFVHESSYVDAGAKIGAGTKVWHFCHIMPRAVIGRDCNIGQNVVVMNGVRVGDRVKIQNNVSLYEGVVLEDDVFCGPSMVFTNVINPRSHVSRKDEYRPTLVKRGASIGANATVVCGATLGEYCFVGAGAVVTKDVPAYALVTGVPARRTGWVCACGAVLRGDGPGYHCTECGAAYEVRAGALAPVGGA, encoded by the coding sequence GTGAGCGAGCCCTTCGTCCACGAATCGTCGTACGTGGATGCGGGCGCCAAGATCGGCGCCGGCACGAAGGTCTGGCATTTCTGCCACATCATGCCGCGGGCGGTGATCGGCCGCGACTGCAACATCGGCCAGAACGTCGTGGTCATGAACGGCGTCCGCGTCGGGGATCGGGTGAAAATCCAGAACAACGTGTCCCTCTATGAAGGCGTGGTGCTCGAGGACGACGTGTTCTGCGGCCCATCGATGGTCTTCACGAACGTCATCAACCCGCGCAGCCACGTCAGTCGGAAGGACGAGTACCGTCCGACTTTGGTGAAGCGCGGGGCGAGCATCGGTGCGAACGCGACGGTGGTCTGCGGGGCGACGCTGGGTGAGTACTGCTTCGTGGGCGCGGGCGCCGTGGTCACGAAGGACGTGCCGGCCTACGCGTTGGTGACCGGCGTGCCGGCGCGCCGCACGGGCTGGGTCTGCGCCTGCGGCGCGGTCCTCCGCGGGGACGGGCCGGGCTATCACTGTACGGAGTGCGGTGCGGCGTACGAGGTGCGCGCGGGCGCGTTGGCGCCCGTGGGGGGCGCGTGA
- the carB gene encoding carbamoyl-phosphate synthase large subunit, whose protein sequence is MPRRNDIHRILLIGSGPIVIGQGAEFDYSGTQAAKALREEGYEVILVNSNPATIMTDPEVADRTYIEPVTPEYVELIIEREKPDALLPTMGGQTALNVAMALHERGVLEKHGVELIGANARAIAVAEDRKLFAEAMAEIGLKCPEGKIATTWEEALEIAEWTGFPAIIRPAFTLGGSGGGIAYNRDEYERIVRRGLDESPISQVLIERSLLGWKEYELEVMRDAQDNVVIICSIENLDPMGIHTGDSITCAPAMTLSDREYQVMRDAAMKVIRKIGVAAGGCNIQFAVNPANGEMVVIEMNPRVSRSSALASKATGFAIARIGTKLAVGYSLDEIPNDITKTTPASFEPVLDYVVVKVPRFAFEKFPGANTTLTTQMKSVGESMAMGRTFKEAFQKALRALETGRAGWVVGERPVDDRVADDSIDAVRAALPVPVPERMFQIKRAMLLGMSLEEIRQRTMMDPWFLEQFAEMLEAEKAYAAAPTVDARLVRRMKRMGFSDRQLAALRKETEQQARERRWALGVRPAYKMVDTCAGEFPSNTPYLYSSYDEESEAPRTGKKSVIILGSGPNRIGQGVEFDYCCVRAALALREAGYETIMVNSNPETVSTDYDTSDKLYFEPLTFEDVLEIVDREQPVGVIVQLGGQTPLKLVKPLEAAGVKILGTSPEAIDIAEDRKRFEQLARELGVQQPPNGTATSVEEAVKIAERIGYPVLLRPSYVLGGRAMEIVYDEPSLRDYFQRAVRVSEDRPVLVDAFLEDAFEADVDALSDGETVVIGGVMEHIEDAGIHSGDSACALPPYLISQEHQDQMRAHTVAFAKALGVVGLINVQYALKDGVVYVLEVNPRASRTVPFVSKTIGKPLASLAARVMLGETLEQLGYTEEIVAPFVSVKEAVFPFTKFREFDPILGPEMRSTGEVMGVSETFGMAYAKAEISAGNPLPREGTVMLTVNDRDKAKASKIAARFATLGFGLVATEGTAKHLAGRGIEARSVFKVSGGRPNGIDLMVNGELQLLINTPLGKRAQKDDYSLRQAAVANRVPYTTTLSGASAACEAIETMRTTKAAVKSLQEWQAMVGVEPA, encoded by the coding sequence ATGCCGCGTCGTAACGATATCCATCGCATTCTCCTCATCGGCTCCGGCCCGATCGTCATCGGGCAGGGCGCTGAGTTCGACTACTCCGGTACGCAAGCGGCGAAGGCGCTGCGCGAAGAGGGCTACGAGGTCATCCTCGTGAACTCGAACCCGGCGACGATCATGACTGACCCGGAAGTCGCCGACCGCACGTACATCGAGCCGGTGACGCCGGAGTACGTGGAGCTGATCATCGAGCGCGAGAAGCCCGACGCGCTGCTGCCCACCATGGGCGGCCAGACGGCCCTCAACGTGGCGATGGCCCTGCATGAGCGCGGCGTGCTCGAGAAGCACGGCGTGGAGCTGATCGGCGCGAACGCGCGGGCGATCGCCGTGGCCGAGGACCGCAAGCTGTTCGCCGAGGCGATGGCCGAGATCGGGCTCAAGTGCCCGGAAGGCAAGATCGCGACGACCTGGGAAGAGGCGCTGGAGATCGCCGAGTGGACGGGCTTCCCGGCGATCATCCGGCCGGCGTTCACGCTCGGCGGCTCGGGCGGCGGCATCGCGTACAACCGCGACGAGTACGAACGCATCGTGCGCCGCGGGCTCGACGAATCGCCGATCTCCCAGGTGCTGATCGAGCGCTCGCTGCTGGGCTGGAAGGAGTACGAGCTCGAGGTGATGCGCGACGCGCAGGACAACGTCGTGATCATCTGCTCGATCGAGAACCTCGATCCGATGGGCATCCACACGGGTGACTCCATCACCTGCGCGCCGGCGATGACGCTGTCGGACCGTGAGTATCAGGTGATGCGCGACGCGGCGATGAAGGTGATCCGCAAGATCGGCGTGGCGGCTGGTGGCTGCAACATCCAGTTCGCGGTGAACCCGGCGAACGGCGAGATGGTCGTCATCGAGATGAACCCCCGCGTGTCGCGGTCCTCGGCGCTGGCGTCGAAGGCGACGGGCTTCGCGATCGCGCGCATCGGCACGAAGCTGGCGGTGGGCTACTCGCTCGACGAGATCCCGAACGACATCACGAAGACGACGCCGGCAAGCTTCGAGCCGGTCCTCGACTACGTGGTCGTGAAGGTGCCGCGCTTTGCCTTCGAGAAGTTCCCCGGCGCGAACACCACGCTCACGACGCAGATGAAGTCGGTGGGCGAGTCGATGGCGATGGGGCGTACGTTCAAGGAGGCCTTCCAGAAGGCCCTGCGCGCCCTCGAGACGGGGCGTGCCGGCTGGGTGGTGGGCGAGCGGCCGGTGGACGACCGCGTGGCGGACGATTCGATCGACGCCGTGCGCGCCGCGCTCCCGGTGCCGGTGCCGGAGCGCATGTTCCAGATCAAGCGCGCGATGCTCCTCGGCATGAGCCTCGAGGAGATCCGCCAGCGCACGATGATGGATCCGTGGTTCCTCGAGCAGTTCGCCGAGATGCTCGAGGCCGAGAAGGCGTATGCCGCGGCCCCGACGGTGGACGCGCGTCTCGTGCGCCGCATGAAGCGCATGGGCTTCAGCGACCGCCAGCTGGCCGCGCTGCGCAAGGAGACCGAGCAGCAGGCGCGTGAGCGCCGCTGGGCGCTTGGCGTGCGCCCGGCGTACAAGATGGTCGACACCTGCGCCGGCGAGTTCCCGTCGAACACGCCGTACCTGTATTCCTCCTACGACGAGGAGAGCGAGGCGCCGCGCACGGGCAAGAAGAGCGTGATCATCCTCGGCTCCGGGCCGAATCGCATCGGCCAGGGCGTGGAGTTCGACTATTGCTGCGTGCGCGCGGCGCTCGCGCTACGCGAGGCCGGGTACGAGACGATCATGGTGAACTCGAACCCCGAGACCGTCTCGACCGACTACGACACCTCCGACAAGCTGTACTTCGAGCCGCTGACCTTCGAGGACGTGCTGGAGATCGTCGACCGCGAGCAGCCGGTGGGCGTGATCGTGCAGCTCGGCGGCCAGACGCCGCTGAAGCTGGTGAAGCCCTTGGAGGCCGCGGGCGTGAAGATCCTCGGCACCTCACCCGAGGCGATCGACATCGCCGAGGACCGTAAGCGCTTCGAGCAGCTGGCCCGCGAGCTGGGTGTGCAGCAGCCGCCGAACGGCACGGCGACCAGCGTCGAGGAGGCAGTGAAGATCGCCGAGCGCATCGGGTACCCGGTGCTGCTGCGGCCCAGCTACGTGTTGGGCGGGCGTGCGATGGAGATCGTCTATGACGAGCCGTCGCTGCGTGATTACTTCCAGCGCGCGGTGCGCGTGAGCGAGGATCGCCCGGTGCTTGTCGACGCGTTCCTCGAGGACGCGTTCGAGGCAGACGTGGACGCGTTGTCAGACGGCGAGACGGTGGTGATTGGCGGCGTGATGGAGCACATCGAGGACGCCGGCATCCACTCCGGCGACTCGGCCTGCGCGCTGCCGCCGTACTTGATCTCGCAGGAGCATCAGGACCAGATGCGGGCGCACACCGTTGCGTTCGCCAAGGCCCTCGGCGTCGTCGGCTTGATCAACGTGCAGTACGCGCTCAAGGATGGCGTCGTCTACGTGCTCGAGGTCAATCCCCGTGCCTCGCGCACCGTGCCGTTTGTGTCGAAGACCATCGGCAAGCCGTTGGCGTCGTTGGCGGCGCGAGTCATGCTCGGGGAGACGCTGGAGCAACTGGGGTACACGGAGGAGATCGTCGCGCCGTTCGTCAGCGTGAAGGAAGCGGTGTTCCCGTTCACGAAGTTCCGTGAGTTCGACCCGATCCTCGGCCCCGAGATGCGGTCCACGGGCGAGGTGATGGGTGTGAGCGAGACCTTCGGGATGGCCTATGCCAAGGCCGAGATCTCCGCCGGCAACCCACTGCCGCGCGAGGGCACGGTGATGTTGACCGTGAACGACCGCGACAAGGCGAAGGCGAGCAAGATCGCCGCCCGGTTCGCGACGCTCGGCTTCGGTCTCGTGGCGACGGAGGGCACGGCCAAGCATCTCGCGGGGCGGGGGATCGAGGCGCGCAGCGTGTTCAAGGTGAGCGGCGGGCGGCCCAACGGCATCGACCTGATGGTGAACGGCGAGCTGCAGCTGCTGATCAACACGCCGCTGGGCAAGCGGGCGCAGAAGGACGACTATTCGCTGCGGCAGGCGGCGGTGGCGAACCGCGTGCCGTACACGACGACGCTGTCGGGGGCGAGCGCGGCCTGTGAGGCGATCGAGACGATGCGGACGACGAAGGCGGCGGTGAAGAGCTTGCAGGAGTGGCAGGCGATGGTCGGGGTGGAGCCCGCGTGA
- a CDS encoding NAD-dependent epimerase/dehydratase family protein: MRALVTGAAGFVGQWTSQALLRDGWAVTGAALEGIPSSGTLSADNRARVEWIAGDLRDDTVLERLLDRRPDAILHLAGIAFQPAAGADEAGTRAINVGIAARLLTEIARRRAADAGWDPTILVIGSGEEYGRHEADEFPLPETAALRPATFYAATKVEQERLALEAHARDGLRVICTRAFNHSGPGQAASFLLPSLVQRAREARRTGQPVRIGNTDVTRDFLHVSDVVSAYISLVSRGQPGEVYNVCSAVGVRVGDLAAEVLAAAGVRSPLEVDPALQRAVDVPVLVGDNAKLRAATGWTPVKSRSDIIQDLLDAAS; encoded by the coding sequence ATGCGCGCCCTCGTCACGGGAGCGGCTGGGTTCGTCGGACAATGGACCTCCCAGGCATTGCTCCGTGATGGGTGGGCGGTAACGGGCGCGGCGCTGGAGGGGATTCCGTCGAGTGGCACGCTCTCGGCGGACAACCGCGCGCGCGTCGAGTGGATAGCCGGCGACCTGCGCGACGATACTGTTTTGGAGCGCCTGCTCGACCGGCGCCCCGACGCCATCCTGCACCTCGCCGGGATCGCGTTTCAGCCTGCGGCCGGTGCGGATGAGGCCGGGACTCGCGCCATCAATGTCGGTATCGCGGCGCGCCTATTGACGGAGATCGCTCGCCGTCGGGCTGCCGACGCCGGCTGGGATCCGACCATCCTCGTCATCGGCAGCGGTGAGGAGTACGGGCGACACGAGGCCGACGAGTTTCCGCTGCCGGAAACGGCCGCTTTGCGCCCCGCCACGTTCTATGCCGCGACCAAGGTGGAGCAGGAGCGCCTTGCGCTCGAGGCACATGCCCGTGACGGCCTGCGCGTGATTTGCACCCGCGCGTTTAACCATTCCGGCCCCGGCCAGGCCGCGAGCTTCCTGCTGCCCTCGCTCGTGCAGCGCGCGCGCGAGGCCCGCCGCACGGGGCAGCCCGTGCGCATCGGCAACACCGACGTCACGCGCGATTTCCTGCACGTTTCCGACGTCGTCTCCGCGTATATTTCACTGGTTTCGCGCGGGCAGCCGGGCGAGGTCTACAACGTCTGCAGTGCAGTCGGGGTCCGCGTGGGGGACTTGGCGGCGGAAGTGCTTGCCGCGGCGGGAGTTCGTTCGCCCCTCGAGGTCGACCCGGCACTGCAGCGCGCGGTGGACGTCCCCGTGCTCGTCGGCGACAACGCCAAGCTGCGTGCGGCAACCGGTTGGACCCCCGTGAAGTCCCGCTCCGACATCATCCAAGACCTGCTCGATGCCGCGTCGTAA
- the gmd gene encoding GDP-mannose 4,6-dehydratase codes for MRTALITGITGQDGSYLAELLLAKGYRVVGIVRRSSTTPYERIAHLVDKVELVSADLLDQTSLMDAMAEVKPDEIYNLAAQSFVATSWTQPVLTGEFTATGVTRMLEAMRRTVPRSRFYQASSSEMFGLVQETPQRESTPFYPRSPYGVAKLYGHWITVNYRESFGLYAVSGILFNHESPRRGLEFVTRKITDGVARIKLGRATELRLGNLEARRDWGFAGDYVDAMWRMLQQETPGDYVIGTGETFSVRQFLEEAFGHVDLDWREFVKQDERFMRPAEVDLLVSDPAKAARELGWRPTVPFKGLVQMMVDADLARHRAAKGVG; via the coding sequence GTGCGTACCGCGCTAATCACCGGCATCACGGGTCAGGACGGTTCCTACCTCGCCGAGCTGCTGCTCGCGAAGGGCTACCGCGTCGTCGGCATCGTCCGGCGCTCCTCCACCACTCCTTACGAGCGCATCGCGCATCTCGTGGACAAGGTAGAGCTGGTCTCGGCGGACCTGCTCGACCAGACCTCGTTGATGGATGCGATGGCCGAGGTGAAGCCTGACGAGATCTACAATCTCGCGGCGCAATCCTTCGTGGCCACATCGTGGACCCAGCCGGTCCTCACGGGTGAGTTCACCGCAACGGGCGTCACCCGCATGCTCGAAGCCATGCGGCGCACGGTGCCGAGGTCTCGGTTTTATCAGGCGTCGAGCTCGGAGATGTTCGGGCTCGTACAGGAGACGCCGCAGCGGGAGTCCACGCCGTTCTATCCGCGCTCGCCGTACGGTGTCGCGAAGCTCTATGGCCATTGGATCACGGTCAACTACCGCGAGTCGTTCGGGCTCTACGCCGTCAGTGGCATCCTCTTCAACCACGAGTCTCCGAGACGCGGCTTGGAGTTCGTGACGCGGAAGATCACGGACGGTGTGGCGCGCATCAAGCTTGGCCGCGCCACCGAACTGCGCCTCGGCAACCTCGAAGCGCGGCGCGACTGGGGCTTCGCCGGCGACTACGTGGACGCGATGTGGCGCATGTTGCAGCAGGAGACCCCGGGTGACTACGTGATCGGGACGGGTGAGACGTTCTCGGTGCGGCAGTTCCTCGAGGAGGCTTTTGGCCACGTGGATCTGGACTGGCGCGAGTTCGTGAAGCAGGACGAGCGCTTCATGCGACCTGCGGAGGTGGACCTGCTCGTCTCGGACCCCGCCAAGGCAGCACGAGAGCTCGGGTGGCGCCCGACGGTGCCGTTCAAGGGCCTGGTGCAGATGATGGTCGATGCCGACCTCGCGCGGCATCGTGCCGCCAAGGGCGTCGGCTGA
- the rpmB gene encoding 50S ribosomal protein L28: protein MAIQRNICYVCSKGVAHGNNVSHANNKTRRTWKPNLQVARIVVEGKTVKIKVCTRCLNAGKIQRAPRKAVAAV, encoded by the coding sequence GTGGCCATCCAGCGCAATATCTGCTACGTCTGCTCGAAGGGCGTCGCCCACGGCAACAACGTCTCGCACGCGAACAACAAGACGCGTCGCACCTGGAAGCCGAACCTTCAGGTCGCCCGCATCGTCGTCGAGGGCAAGACGGTGAAGATCAAGGTCTGCACCCGTTGCCTCAACGCCGGCAAGATCCAGCGGGCCCCGCGGAAGGCTGTCGCGGCGGTTTGA
- the rplQ gene encoding 50S ribosomal protein L17, whose amino-acid sequence MRHRKAGRSLRRTSEQRLALLRNLATSLIEQGAIETTEAKAKELRPFVEKLITKARTGTLHARRLAGKHVQKREAADKLFQEVGPKFAKRAGGYTRILKTGFRKGDGAEMARIELVEN is encoded by the coding sequence ATGCGTCACCGTAAGGCTGGGCGGAGCCTCCGCCGTACTTCTGAGCAGCGCCTCGCGCTGCTCCGCAACCTCGCGACCTCGCTCATCGAGCAGGGCGCGATCGAGACCACCGAAGCCAAGGCGAAGGAGCTCCGGCCCTTCGTCGAGAAGCTGATCACCAAGGCGCGCACGGGCACCCTGCACGCGCGTCGCCTCGCCGGCAAGCACGTCCAGAAGCGCGAAGCGGCCGACAAGCTGTTCCAGGAAGTCGGGCCGAAGTTCGCGAAGCGGGCCGGTGGCTACACGCGCATCCTCAAGACCGGCTTCCGCAAGGGCGACGGTGCTGAGATGGCGCGCATCGAACTCGTGGAGAACTGA
- a CDS encoding DNA-directed RNA polymerase subunit alpha produces MSQTIDLRGLVRPQLVEMTKRDDNPNVAEFRLQPLERGFGHTLGNAMRRMLLSSLRGAAVWGIRIDGVLHEHQTIPGVVEDVHQIVANLKTLVLALDEDVEDAILRVKVTKSGAVTAGQLDLPAGVRVVDAAHHILTLQDDRDLSIELYVNKGRGYIEAEQHPTDRSLPVDLVRIDSIYSPVKRTNFAVAETRVGQRTDYDRLTMTVETNGTISPEQAVSYAAALAQTHFQYFASFGTHAAAAVAVPGAEGSSDAARLAELLRTPIDDLSLSVRSVNSLKNSSIRSLGDLVRQTEAQILQVKNFGKKSLQEIADLLEKEGLNFGMRFEESTDGVRVADWGTPPSRAAAAAPDDDEEE; encoded by the coding sequence ATGTCTCAGACGATTGACCTCCGCGGCCTTGTCCGTCCGCAGCTCGTCGAAATGACGAAGCGCGACGACAACCCGAATGTCGCGGAGTTCCGGTTGCAGCCGCTCGAGCGTGGCTTTGGCCACACCCTCGGCAACGCCATGCGTCGCATGCTCCTGTCGAGCCTGCGCGGCGCCGCCGTGTGGGGCATCCGCATCGACGGCGTGCTCCATGAGCACCAGACCATCCCGGGCGTCGTCGAAGACGTCCACCAGATCGTCGCGAACCTCAAGACCCTCGTGCTCGCGCTGGACGAGGATGTCGAGGACGCGATCCTGCGCGTGAAGGTCACCAAGAGCGGCGCCGTGACCGCGGGTCAGCTCGACCTGCCGGCCGGCGTGCGCGTCGTCGACGCCGCGCACCACATCCTCACGCTGCAGGACGATCGCGATCTCTCGATCGAGCTGTACGTGAACAAGGGCCGCGGCTACATCGAGGCCGAGCAGCACCCGACGGATCGTTCGCTGCCGGTCGACCTGGTCCGCATCGACTCGATCTACTCGCCGGTCAAGCGCACGAACTTCGCCGTCGCCGAGACGCGCGTCGGACAGCGCACGGACTACGACCGCCTCACGATGACGGTCGAGACCAACGGCACCATCTCGCCGGAGCAGGCGGTCAGCTACGCCGCTGCGCTGGCGCAGACGCACTTCCAGTACTTCGCGTCCTTCGGGACCCACGCGGCCGCTGCGGTGGCCGTGCCGGGCGCCGAGGGCTCGAGCGATGCCGCGCGCCTCGCCGAGTTGCTCCGCACGCCGATCGACGATCTCTCGCTGTCCGTGCGCTCGGTGAACTCGCTCAAGAACTCGAGCATCCGTTCGCTGGGTGACCTGGTCCGCCAGACGGAAGCGCAGATCCTGCAGGTCAAGAATTTCGGCAAGAAGTCCCTCCAGGAGATCGCCGACCTCCTCGAGAAGGAAGGACTCAATTTCGGGATGCGGTTTGAGGAGTCGACGGATGGGGTGCGCGTGGCCGATTGGGGCACGCCGCCGAGCCGTGCGGCCGCTGCTGCGCCTGACGACGACGAAGAGGAATAA
- the rpsD gene encoding 30S ribosomal protein S4, whose protein sequence is MRYTGPSCRQCRREGTKLFLKGTKCFTEKCPVERRPYAPGQHGQNTARRRKVSEYAKQLREKQKIKRIYGVSERQFRNTFEKVASLPGVTGHNLLAALESRLDNMVYRMGFAPSRKAARQLIRHRHIEVDGKSVDIPSFAVQPGQEIKMRQASRELVLVKEALEIAARGQAPTWLAVDKDTFSGRMLERPQRAMIPIAAQEQLVVELYSK, encoded by the coding sequence ATGCGTTACACTGGTCCCAGCTGCCGGCAGTGCCGGCGTGAAGGCACGAAGCTGTTCCTGAAGGGCACGAAGTGCTTCACCGAGAAGTGCCCGGTTGAGCGTCGCCCGTATGCCCCTGGCCAGCACGGCCAGAATACGGCCCGCCGCCGCAAGGTGAGCGAGTACGCGAAGCAGCTCCGTGAGAAGCAGAAGATCAAGCGCATCTACGGCGTGTCGGAGCGTCAGTTCCGCAACACGTTCGAGAAGGTCGCGTCGCTCCCGGGCGTCACGGGCCACAACCTCCTCGCCGCGCTCGAGAGCCGCCTGGACAACATGGTCTACCGCATGGGCTTCGCGCCGAGCCGCAAGGCCGCGCGTCAGCTGATCCGTCACCGCCACATCGAGGTCGACGGCAAGTCGGTGGACATCCCGTCGTTCGCGGTGCAGCCCGGTCAGGAGATCAAGATGCGCCAGGCCTCGCGCGAGCTCGTGCTCGTGAAGGAAGCGCTCGAGATCGCCGCCCGTGGCCAGGCCCCGACGTGGCTGGCCGTGGACAAGGACACGTTCTCCGGCCGCATGCTCGAGCGTCCGCAGCGGGCGATGATCCCGATCGCGGCGCAGGAACAGCTCGTCGTCGAACTGTACTCGAAGTAG
- the rpsK gene encoding 30S ribosomal protein S11, translating to MAIGKKTKKVVDAEGVAHVNATFNNTLITITDAHGNAISWGTAGKAGFKGSKKSTPFAATVAAEQCAREALSLGVRRVHVKVQGPGSGRESAIQALAAAGLQVKSIKDVTPIPHNGCRPPKRRRV from the coding sequence ATGGCTATCGGAAAGAAGACCAAGAAGGTCGTCGACGCCGAAGGCGTCGCGCACGTCAACGCGACCTTCAACAACACGCTCATCACGATCACGGATGCCCACGGCAACGCGATCTCCTGGGGCACGGCGGGCAAGGCCGGGTTCAAGGGTTCCAAGAAGTCCACGCCCTTCGCGGCGACCGTCGCCGCCGAGCAGTGCGCGCGCGAAGCGCTGTCGCTCGGTGTGCGTCGTGTGCATGTGAAGGTTCAGGGTCCGGGGTCTGGCCGCGAGTCGGCCATCCAGGCGCTCGCCGCCGCCGGCCTGCAGGTCAAGTCCATCAAGGACGTGACCCCGATTCCGCATAACGGCTGCCGGCCGCCGAAGCGCCGGAGGGTCTAA
- the rpsM gene encoding 30S ribosomal protein S13, which produces MARISGVDLPRDKKVEIGLTYIYGIGRVTARKILEATGVNPEQRIRDLNDADVNKLRQEIEKTLRVEGALRTEIAMNIKRLMDIGSYRGLRHRRGLPVRGQRTHTNARTKKGPRRAIAGKKKVTK; this is translated from the coding sequence ATGGCTCGTATTTCCGGCGTGGATCTTCCGCGCGACAAGAAGGTCGAGATCGGCCTGACCTACATCTACGGCATCGGCCGCGTCACGGCGCGCAAGATCCTCGAGGCGACGGGTGTGAACCCGGAGCAGCGGATCCGCGACCTCAATGACGCGGACGTGAACAAGCTCCGTCAGGAGATCGAGAAGACGCTGCGCGTCGAAGGTGCCCTGCGCACCGAGATCGCGATGAACATCAAGCGCCTCATGGACATCGGCTCGTACCGTGGCTTGCGCCACCGTCGTGGCCTGCCGGTCCGTGGTCAGCGCACGCACACGAACGCCCGCACGAAGAAGGGGCCGCGCCGCGCGATCGCGGGTAAGAAGAAGGTGACGAAGTAA
- the rpmJ gene encoding 50S ribosomal protein L36 produces the protein MKVRSSVKPICEHCKVVKRAGVTRIICKRNPKHKQRQG, from the coding sequence GTGAAGGTTCGTAGCAGCGTCAAGCCGATCTGCGAGCATTGCAAGGTGGTGAAGCGTGCGGGTGTGACGCGCATCATCTGCAAGCGCAATCCCAAGCACAAGCAGCGTCAGGGTTAA